The following coding sequences are from one Xiphophorus couchianus chromosome 7, X_couchianus-1.0, whole genome shotgun sequence window:
- the caskin1 gene encoding caskin-1 isoform X6 produces MGKDQELLQAVKTEDLLTVQKLLQRPRPGKAKLLGSTKKVNVNFQDIDGFSPLHHAALNGNLELVSLLLESQAAVDIRDQKGMRPLHYAAWLGKAEPMKMLLKSGSSVNGQSDEGQIPLHLSAQHGHYEVSEMLLQHQSNPCIVDNAGKTPLDLACEFGRVGVVQLLLSSNMCAALLEPKKGDTADPNGTSPLHLAAKNGHIDIIRLLIQAGIDINRQTKAGTALHEAALCGKTEVVRLLLESGINAAVRNTYSQTALDIVYQFTATQASREIKQLLRDASAALQVRALKDYCNNYDLTSLNIKAGDVITVLEQHPDGRWKGCIHDNRTGNDRVGYFPSTLVEVISKRTGGDRSSVGSSGSVTSVRSSGSGQSATNAAHILHAQAEGVKLLATVLSQSTKAKEHLMEQSKSVDQPAGSAGSSRTSSQSGCPLHEAPPYDATATRKGEVPCEGKSSEAVVQWLSDFQLQVYAPNFLGAGYDLPTISRMTPEDLTAIGITKPGHRKKITSEINKLSVTEWLPEQKPSNLGEWLSAIGLSQYHQVLVQNGYENIDFITDITWEDLQEIGITKLGHQKKLMLAVKRLAEMQRSSDGRGSLRKKPPPITQQQEVISMDSPPPDEVIMSPKMSTFQDSELSSELQNAIIHPGQEVRVQRTRTLSKDHDDVITGGGGPPKKEARTVRQQSSQGSSSSHRGSVSSQGKHRHSHNQPAPPYTPPHTPTKTRTSSSSSTSSIQSSASPQSKTKPSPQAIQGEQPPLHSHQPQSPTHRGAPCQIPQQQQPQPQVQQHQPHPHHHHPQTQVMEVRESPQQQVPHLCLPPEAELEEAEGAEPLALKKKRAHSLNRYAVSDGECDERVGGGDGGGGGGEMETEVAVVQTSATARADGVKYATVTHRVSRSHSVRNQEKTAGRSHTQSFALRQKKKGPPPPPPKRSSSAISSSNSNLTEANTQQQTHTTTGGMLDVPYHQQRRASDLGVSVETAEVETNSMGSVRSIAAMLEMSSIGGGAKGMALQKNYLQVGKTREAIGLDGEVVNRRRTISGPVSELVEAARREQPTPLDFAPSSSQPQPQSPPPLVNSSSPHPPSSPVPCSGGSGSSSENLPFAEEGSLTIRRQARGEGEGQCVFCVCLQGDGDAPPGDGGFTLEDTPEATGTLKRRPRISKSHPNGSDFTLQESSTVKRRPKSRDKEPEGFGEMAAANGEVVGTGHPNTTQPMPYQNGMATVKRRLPSEAGVTEQPQPQQQVTPTPRRDSTDQGAPAVNEAVPMRKPKPPVSPKPVVAQIKRQGGPQSSPQAALNKRVPLPGPGTPGSPVEGKKIPPPVSPKPAPPPTAPKPAKLIHSMTSPASPTSVSTQVKQHSVVARQTSSPTSFLPCNISNPPVAKPTSPSSQSPHTPQTPTTPQTPQTPATPSPTPPPVKPPRSSIGGVSVDSGITGGAVTPQASTTTDFGVDSLVQQKLEETSASLAAALQAVEDKILRQDDSVAEQKTTVSILDDIGSMFDDLADQLDAMLE; encoded by the exons GTTTTCTCCCCTGCATCATGCGGCTCTTAACGGGAACCTGGAGCTGGTCTCTCTGCTGTTGGAGTCGCAAGCCGCTGTCGACATCAGAGACCAGAAAG GAATGCGGCCGCTGCATTATGCCGCCTGGCTGGGGAAGGCCGAGCCAATGAAGATGCTGTTAAAGTCGGGTTCATCTGTCAACGGCCAATCAGATGAGGGCCAGATACCTCTGCACCTATCAGCACAACATGGCCACTATGAGGTG TCTgagatgctgctgcagcaccaGTCCAACCCGTGCATCGTGGATAATGCAGGGAAAACCCCTCTGGATTTGGCGTGTGAATTCGGCAGGGTCGGG GTGGTCCAGTTGTTGCTGTCTAGCAACATGTGTGCCGCTCTGTTGGAACCCAAAAAGGGAGACACTGCAGACCCCAACGGGACGTCTCCACTCCACCTGGCTGCCAAAAACGGACATATAGACATCATCAG GTTGCTGATCCAGGCCGGCATCGACATCAACAGGCAGACCAAAGCCGGCACTGCCCTTCACGAAGCAGCCCTGTGTGGCAAGACAGAGGTGGTGAGACTCCTGCTGGAG AGTGGGATCAACGCAGCTGTTAGAAACACCTACAGCCAGACTGCGCTCGACATCGTTTACCAGTTCACAGCAACGCAAGCCAGCAGGGAGATAAAGCAGCTGCTGAGGG ATGCATCAGCAGCCCTGCAGGTTCGGGCTCTGAAGGATTACTGCAACAACTACGACCTGACCAGCCTCAACATCAAAGCTGGAGACGTCATCACG GTATTGGAGCAACATCCTGATGGACGCTGGAAAGGCTGTATCCATGACAACCGGACGGGAAACGATCGAGTGGGGTACTTCCCATCCACTCTGGTTGAGGTCATCAGCAAGcgcacag gtggAGATCGCAGCAGCGTGGGGAGTTCTGGGAGCGTGACCAGTGTGAGGTCTTCAGGTAGCGGTCAGAGCGCCACCAACGCCGCGCACATCCTCCACGCGCAGGCCGAGGGCGTGAAG CTTTTAGCCACTGTCTTGTCCCAGTCTACAAAAGCCAAGGAGCATCTGATGGAGCAGTCCAAGTCGGTGGACCAACCTGCAG GCTCTGCCGGCTCCTCTCGGACGTCCAGCCAATCGGGCTGTCCGCTTCACGAAGCGCCGCCTTACGATGCCACGGCAACCAGGAAGGGGGAGGTTCCATGCGAAGGGAAG AGCTCAGAGGCCGTTGTCCAATGGCTGAGCGACTTTCAGCTGCAGGTCTACGCTCCAAACTTCCTGGGCGCGGGCTATGACCTGCCCACCATTAGCCGAATGACTCCGGAG GATCTGACAGCTATCGGAATAACCAAGCCTGGTCACAGAAAGAAGATCACATCAGAGATCAACAAGCTGAGCGTCACAGAGTGGCTGCCAGAGCAGAAACCT AGCAACCTGGGGGAATGGTTGTCGGCCATAGGTCTGAGCCAGTACCACCAGGTGTTGGTGCAGAACGGCTACGAAAACATCGACTTCATCACAGACATCACCTGGGAAGATCTGCAGGAAATAGGCATCACCAAGCTGG GTCACCAGAAGAAGCTGATGCTGGCCGTGAAGCGGTTGGCTGAAATGCAGCGCAGCTCAGATGGGCGGGGCTCCCTTCGAAAGAaaccgccacccatcacacagcaGCAGGAAGTCATCTCCATGGACAGCCCGCCTCCAGATG AGGTCATCATGTCTCCAAAGATGAGTACCTTCCAGGACAGTGAGTTGAGCTCAGAGCTTCAGAATGCCATCATTCACCCAGGTCaagaggtcagagttcagcgAACTCGCACCCTAAGCAAGGACCATGACGACGTGATTACTGGAGGTGGAGGGCCACCGAAGAAGGAGGCACGGACAGTGAGGCAGCAAAGCAGCCAGGGAAGCTCCTCGTCCCACAGAGGCAGCGTTTCATCGCAAGGAAAACACCGACATTCTCACAACCAGCCAGCACCTCCCTacacaccaccacacacacccaccaagACCAGGACTTCGTCCTCctcttccacctcctccatTCAGAGCAGCGCTTCCCCACAGAGCAAGACCAAACCATCACCCCAGGCAATACAAGGGGAGCAACCTCCGCTGCACTCACACCAACCTCAGTCTCCAACCCACCGTGGAGCCCCGTGTCAAAtcccccagcagcagcagccgcagccTCAAGTTCAGCAGCATCAGCCCCATCCTCATCACCACCACCCACAGACACAGGTGATGGAGGTCAGAGAAAGCCCACAGCAGCAGGTTCCACACCTCTGTCTACCACCCGAAGCTGAACTGGAAGAGGCTGAGGGAGCAGAACCTTTGGCCCTCAAGAAGAAACGTGCCCACAGCCTCAACCGATACGCCGTCTCAGACGGGGAGTGTGATGAGAGAGTAGGAGgtggagatggaggaggaggaggaggagaaatggAAACAGAAGTAGCAGTAGTTCAGACCTCTGCGACTGCAAGAGCGGACGGAGTGAAATACGCTACAGTGACCCACCGCGTGAGCCGCAGCCATTCAGTCCGCAACCAGGAAAAGACTGCCGGCCGCAGTCACACCCAATCCTTCGCTTTGCGTCAGAAGAAGAAGGGTCCTCCACCGCCCCCGCCCAAACGCTCAAGCTCTGCCATATCCAGCTCCAACTCCAACTTGACGGAggcaaacacacagcagcagacaCATACCACCACTGGGGGAATGCTGGATGTGCCTTACCACCAACAGCGGAGGGCCAGCGACCTGGGGGTGTCCGTGGAAACGGCTGAAGTGGAGACCAACAGCATGGGCAGTGTGAGGAGCATCGCTGCCATGTTAGAGATGTCTTCGATAGGGGGTGGGGCCAAAGGCATGGCACTGCAAAAGAATTACCTGCAG GTGGGAAAAACCCGCGAGGCCATTGGCCTGGACGGTGAAGTGGTGAACCGGCGGCGAACCATAAGTGGACCCGTAAGCGAGCTGGTGGAGGCTGCCAGGCGGGAACAACCGACTCCACTGGATTTCGCCCCGTCCTCCTCCCAACCTCAACCTCAATCCCCCCCTCCCCTTGTGAACTCCTCTTCACCTCACCCTCCATCTTCCCCGGTTCCCTGCTCAGGAGGCAGTGGTAGCTCCTCGGAGAACCTTCCATTCGCAGAAGAGGGGAGCCTCACCATCCGCCGCCAAGCtcgaggagaaggagaaggacaG tgtgtattttgtgtttgtctgcaggGTGACGGCGACGCCCCCCCGGGAGACGGGGGCTTCACCCTGGAGGACACCCCTGAAGCCACGGGAACCTTAAAGCGACGGCCTCGCATTTCCAAGTCCCACCCCAACGGTTCGGATTTCACCCTCCAGGAGTCATCCACCGTAAAACGGCGGCCCAAGAGCCGTGACAAGGAACCCGAAGGCTTCGGAGAAATGGCCGCTGCCAATGGGGAGGTGGTTGGCACCGGGCATCCCAACACTACACAGCCAATGCCATACCAGAATGGCATGGCCACTGTAAAACGCCGCCTGCCGTCTGAAGCTGGAGTGACCGAACAGCCGCAACCTCAGCAACAAGTGACCCCAACCCCCCGCAGGGACAGCACGGACCAGGGAGCTCCTGCAGTAAATGAAGCAGTCCCTATGAGGAAACCAAAGCCTCCGGTCTCCCCAAAACCCGTTGTTGCACAGATAAAGAGACAAGGAGGCCCACAGAGCTCACCACAGGCCGCCCTCAATAAAAGAGTCCCCCTGCCAGGGCCAGGGACCCCTGGAAGTCCAG TGGAAGGAAAGAAGATCCCTCCACCGGTCTCACCGAAACCAGCACCCCCACCTACGGCGCCAAAACCGGCCAAGCTGATCCACTCTATGACAAGTCCCGCCTCCCCGACCTCAGTTTCCACCCAGGTCAAGCAGCACTCTGTGGTGGCACGGCAGACCAGTTCACCTACTTCCTTCCTGCCGTGCAACATCTCCAACCCTCCTGTTGCCAAGCCGACAAGCCCTTCTTCTCAAAGCCCCCACACACCGCAGACCCCCACAACCCCTCAGACACCTCAGACCCCTGCTACTCCCAGCCCAACCCCGCCGCCCGTAAAGCCCCCCCGCTCCTCCATCGGGGGTGTGTCAGTGGACAGTGGGATTACAGGAGGAGCTGTCACACCACAGGCCTCCACAACAACAGACTTTGGTGTAGACTCTTTGGTGCAACAGAAGCTGGAAGAGACGAGCGCATCcctggctgctgctctgcaggCTGTGGAAGATAAGATTCTACGGCAGGACGA CTCTGTGGCTGAGCAGAAGACAACGGTGAGCATCCTCGATGACATCGGCAGCATGTTCGACGACTTGGCCGACCAGCTGGATGCCATGTTGGAGTAA
- the caskin1 gene encoding caskin-1 isoform X5, translating to MGKDQELLQAVKTEDLLTVQKLLQRPRPGKAKLLGSTKKVNVNFQDIDGFSPLHHAALNGNLELVSLLLESQAAVDIRDQKGMRPLHYAAWLGKAEPMKMLLKSGSSVNGQSDEGQIPLHLSAQHGHYEVSEMLLQHQSNPCIVDNAGKTPLDLACEFGRVGVVQLLLSSNMCAALLEPKKGDTADPNGTSPLHLAAKNGHIDIIRLLIQAGIDINRQTKAGTALHEAALCGKTEVVRLLLESGINAAVRNTYSQTALDIVYQFTATQASREIKQLLRDASAALQVRALKDYCNNYDLTSLNIKAGDVITVLEQHPDGRWKGCIHDNRTGNDRVGYFPSTLVEVISKRTGCRGSEASPQSSPTPSSGPHGGSNEEIWVLRKPVAGGDRSSVGSSGSVTSVRSSGSGQSATNAAHILHAQAEGVKLLATVLSQSTKAKEHLMEQSKSVDQPAGSAGSSRTSSQSGCPLHEAPPYDATATRKGEVPCEGKSSEAVVQWLSDFQLQVYAPNFLGAGYDLPTISRMTPEDLTAIGITKPGHRKKITSEINKLSVTEWLPEQKPSNLGEWLSAIGLSQYHQVLVQNGYENIDFITDITWEDLQEIGITKLGHQKKLMLAVKRLAEMQRSSDGRGSLRKKPPPITQQQEVISMDSPPPDEVIMSPKMSTFQDSELSSELQNAIIHPGQEVRVQRTRTLSKDHDDVITGGGGPPKKEARTVRQQSSQGSSSSHRGSVSSQGKHRHSHNQPAPPYTPPHTPTKTRTSSSSSTSSIQSSASPQSKTKPSPQAIQGEQPPLHSHQPQSPTHRGAPCQIPQQQQPQPQVQQHQPHPHHHHPQTQVMEVRESPQQQVPHLCLPPEAELEEAEGAEPLALKKKRAHSLNRYAVSDGECDERVGGGDGGGGGGEMETEVAVVQTSATARADGVKYATVTHRVSRSHSVRNQEKTAGRSHTQSFALRQKKKGPPPPPPKRSSSAISSSNSNLTEANTQQQTHTTTGGMLDVPYHQQRRASDLGVSVETAEVETNSMGSVRSIAAMLEMSSIGGGAKGMALQKNYLQVGKTREAIGLDGEVVNRRRTISGPVSELVEAARREQPTPLDFAPSSSQPQPQSPPPLVNSSSPHPPSSPVPCSGGSGSSSENLPFAEEGSLTIRRQARGEGEGQCVFCVCLQGDGDAPPGDGGFTLEDTPEATGTLKRRPRISKSHPNGSDFTLQESSTVKRRPKSRDKEPEGFGEMAAANGEVVGTGHPNTTQPMPYQNGMATVKRRLPSEAGVTEQPQPQQQVTPTPRRDSTDQGAPAVNEAVPMRKPKPPVSPKPVVAQIKRQGGPQSSPQAALNKRVPLPGPGTPGSPVEGKKIPPPVSPKPAPPPTAPKPAKLIHSMTSPASPTSVSTQVKQHSVVARQTSSPTSFLPCNISNPPVAKPTSPSSQSPHTPQTPTTPQTPQTPATPSPTPPPVKPPRSSIGGVSVDSGITGGAVTPQASTTTDFGVDSLVQQKLEETSASLAAALQAVEDKILRQDDSVAEQKTTVSILDDIGSMFDDLADQLDAMLE from the exons GTTTTCTCCCCTGCATCATGCGGCTCTTAACGGGAACCTGGAGCTGGTCTCTCTGCTGTTGGAGTCGCAAGCCGCTGTCGACATCAGAGACCAGAAAG GAATGCGGCCGCTGCATTATGCCGCCTGGCTGGGGAAGGCCGAGCCAATGAAGATGCTGTTAAAGTCGGGTTCATCTGTCAACGGCCAATCAGATGAGGGCCAGATACCTCTGCACCTATCAGCACAACATGGCCACTATGAGGTG TCTgagatgctgctgcagcaccaGTCCAACCCGTGCATCGTGGATAATGCAGGGAAAACCCCTCTGGATTTGGCGTGTGAATTCGGCAGGGTCGGG GTGGTCCAGTTGTTGCTGTCTAGCAACATGTGTGCCGCTCTGTTGGAACCCAAAAAGGGAGACACTGCAGACCCCAACGGGACGTCTCCACTCCACCTGGCTGCCAAAAACGGACATATAGACATCATCAG GTTGCTGATCCAGGCCGGCATCGACATCAACAGGCAGACCAAAGCCGGCACTGCCCTTCACGAAGCAGCCCTGTGTGGCAAGACAGAGGTGGTGAGACTCCTGCTGGAG AGTGGGATCAACGCAGCTGTTAGAAACACCTACAGCCAGACTGCGCTCGACATCGTTTACCAGTTCACAGCAACGCAAGCCAGCAGGGAGATAAAGCAGCTGCTGAGGG ATGCATCAGCAGCCCTGCAGGTTCGGGCTCTGAAGGATTACTGCAACAACTACGACCTGACCAGCCTCAACATCAAAGCTGGAGACGTCATCACG GTATTGGAGCAACATCCTGATGGACGCTGGAAAGGCTGTATCCATGACAACCGGACGGGAAACGATCGAGTGGGGTACTTCCCATCCACTCTGGTTGAGGTCATCAGCAAGcgcacag GTTGTCGAGGCTCAGAGGCAAGTCCTCAAAGTTCTCCCACTCCATCCAgcgggccccatggaggctccAACGAAGAGATCTGGGTTCTGCGCAAGCCCGTGGCAG gtggAGATCGCAGCAGCGTGGGGAGTTCTGGGAGCGTGACCAGTGTGAGGTCTTCAGGTAGCGGTCAGAGCGCCACCAACGCCGCGCACATCCTCCACGCGCAGGCCGAGGGCGTGAAG CTTTTAGCCACTGTCTTGTCCCAGTCTACAAAAGCCAAGGAGCATCTGATGGAGCAGTCCAAGTCGGTGGACCAACCTGCAG GCTCTGCCGGCTCCTCTCGGACGTCCAGCCAATCGGGCTGTCCGCTTCACGAAGCGCCGCCTTACGATGCCACGGCAACCAGGAAGGGGGAGGTTCCATGCGAAGGGAAG AGCTCAGAGGCCGTTGTCCAATGGCTGAGCGACTTTCAGCTGCAGGTCTACGCTCCAAACTTCCTGGGCGCGGGCTATGACCTGCCCACCATTAGCCGAATGACTCCGGAG GATCTGACAGCTATCGGAATAACCAAGCCTGGTCACAGAAAGAAGATCACATCAGAGATCAACAAGCTGAGCGTCACAGAGTGGCTGCCAGAGCAGAAACCT AGCAACCTGGGGGAATGGTTGTCGGCCATAGGTCTGAGCCAGTACCACCAGGTGTTGGTGCAGAACGGCTACGAAAACATCGACTTCATCACAGACATCACCTGGGAAGATCTGCAGGAAATAGGCATCACCAAGCTGG GTCACCAGAAGAAGCTGATGCTGGCCGTGAAGCGGTTGGCTGAAATGCAGCGCAGCTCAGATGGGCGGGGCTCCCTTCGAAAGAaaccgccacccatcacacagcaGCAGGAAGTCATCTCCATGGACAGCCCGCCTCCAGATG AGGTCATCATGTCTCCAAAGATGAGTACCTTCCAGGACAGTGAGTTGAGCTCAGAGCTTCAGAATGCCATCATTCACCCAGGTCaagaggtcagagttcagcgAACTCGCACCCTAAGCAAGGACCATGACGACGTGATTACTGGAGGTGGAGGGCCACCGAAGAAGGAGGCACGGACAGTGAGGCAGCAAAGCAGCCAGGGAAGCTCCTCGTCCCACAGAGGCAGCGTTTCATCGCAAGGAAAACACCGACATTCTCACAACCAGCCAGCACCTCCCTacacaccaccacacacacccaccaagACCAGGACTTCGTCCTCctcttccacctcctccatTCAGAGCAGCGCTTCCCCACAGAGCAAGACCAAACCATCACCCCAGGCAATACAAGGGGAGCAACCTCCGCTGCACTCACACCAACCTCAGTCTCCAACCCACCGTGGAGCCCCGTGTCAAAtcccccagcagcagcagccgcagccTCAAGTTCAGCAGCATCAGCCCCATCCTCATCACCACCACCCACAGACACAGGTGATGGAGGTCAGAGAAAGCCCACAGCAGCAGGTTCCACACCTCTGTCTACCACCCGAAGCTGAACTGGAAGAGGCTGAGGGAGCAGAACCTTTGGCCCTCAAGAAGAAACGTGCCCACAGCCTCAACCGATACGCCGTCTCAGACGGGGAGTGTGATGAGAGAGTAGGAGgtggagatggaggaggaggaggaggagaaatggAAACAGAAGTAGCAGTAGTTCAGACCTCTGCGACTGCAAGAGCGGACGGAGTGAAATACGCTACAGTGACCCACCGCGTGAGCCGCAGCCATTCAGTCCGCAACCAGGAAAAGACTGCCGGCCGCAGTCACACCCAATCCTTCGCTTTGCGTCAGAAGAAGAAGGGTCCTCCACCGCCCCCGCCCAAACGCTCAAGCTCTGCCATATCCAGCTCCAACTCCAACTTGACGGAggcaaacacacagcagcagacaCATACCACCACTGGGGGAATGCTGGATGTGCCTTACCACCAACAGCGGAGGGCCAGCGACCTGGGGGTGTCCGTGGAAACGGCTGAAGTGGAGACCAACAGCATGGGCAGTGTGAGGAGCATCGCTGCCATGTTAGAGATGTCTTCGATAGGGGGTGGGGCCAAAGGCATGGCACTGCAAAAGAATTACCTGCAG GTGGGAAAAACCCGCGAGGCCATTGGCCTGGACGGTGAAGTGGTGAACCGGCGGCGAACCATAAGTGGACCCGTAAGCGAGCTGGTGGAGGCTGCCAGGCGGGAACAACCGACTCCACTGGATTTCGCCCCGTCCTCCTCCCAACCTCAACCTCAATCCCCCCCTCCCCTTGTGAACTCCTCTTCACCTCACCCTCCATCTTCCCCGGTTCCCTGCTCAGGAGGCAGTGGTAGCTCCTCGGAGAACCTTCCATTCGCAGAAGAGGGGAGCCTCACCATCCGCCGCCAAGCtcgaggagaaggagaaggacaG tgtgtattttgtgtttgtctgcaggGTGACGGCGACGCCCCCCCGGGAGACGGGGGCTTCACCCTGGAGGACACCCCTGAAGCCACGGGAACCTTAAAGCGACGGCCTCGCATTTCCAAGTCCCACCCCAACGGTTCGGATTTCACCCTCCAGGAGTCATCCACCGTAAAACGGCGGCCCAAGAGCCGTGACAAGGAACCCGAAGGCTTCGGAGAAATGGCCGCTGCCAATGGGGAGGTGGTTGGCACCGGGCATCCCAACACTACACAGCCAATGCCATACCAGAATGGCATGGCCACTGTAAAACGCCGCCTGCCGTCTGAAGCTGGAGTGACCGAACAGCCGCAACCTCAGCAACAAGTGACCCCAACCCCCCGCAGGGACAGCACGGACCAGGGAGCTCCTGCAGTAAATGAAGCAGTCCCTATGAGGAAACCAAAGCCTCCGGTCTCCCCAAAACCCGTTGTTGCACAGATAAAGAGACAAGGAGGCCCACAGAGCTCACCACAGGCCGCCCTCAATAAAAGAGTCCCCCTGCCAGGGCCAGGGACCCCTGGAAGTCCAG TGGAAGGAAAGAAGATCCCTCCACCGGTCTCACCGAAACCAGCACCCCCACCTACGGCGCCAAAACCGGCCAAGCTGATCCACTCTATGACAAGTCCCGCCTCCCCGACCTCAGTTTCCACCCAGGTCAAGCAGCACTCTGTGGTGGCACGGCAGACCAGTTCACCTACTTCCTTCCTGCCGTGCAACATCTCCAACCCTCCTGTTGCCAAGCCGACAAGCCCTTCTTCTCAAAGCCCCCACACACCGCAGACCCCCACAACCCCTCAGACACCTCAGACCCCTGCTACTCCCAGCCCAACCCCGCCGCCCGTAAAGCCCCCCCGCTCCTCCATCGGGGGTGTGTCAGTGGACAGTGGGATTACAGGAGGAGCTGTCACACCACAGGCCTCCACAACAACAGACTTTGGTGTAGACTCTTTGGTGCAACAGAAGCTGGAAGAGACGAGCGCATCcctggctgctgctctgcaggCTGTGGAAGATAAGATTCTACGGCAGGACGA CTCTGTGGCTGAGCAGAAGACAACGGTGAGCATCCTCGATGACATCGGCAGCATGTTCGACGACTTGGCCGACCAGCTGGATGCCATGTTGGAGTAA